The following coding sequences lie in one Arachis stenosperma cultivar V10309 chromosome 5, arast.V10309.gnm1.PFL2, whole genome shotgun sequence genomic window:
- the LOC130980058 gene encoding SNW/SKI-interacting protein A-like, translated as MAALKELLPPAKSSSTTYYDHSNDPWFKQRFSSSSEEEKAAAIKHKPVPPYMKRAGFVPRKVEDFGDGGAFPEIHVAQYPLDMGRNKSSKPGSKILPVTVDAHGNVAYDAIVKQNENAKKIVYTQQKDLIPKILKNDEDSDMEDDEDEQNEIEETTQETKAALEKIVNVRLSAAQPKNVPKQSSDTKYIKYKPSQQNAAFNSGAKERVIRMVEIPVDPLEPPKFKHKRVPKASGSPPVPVMHSPPRPVTVKDQQDWKIPPCISNWKNPKGYTIPLDKRLAADGRGLQDVQINDNFAKLSEALYVAEQKAREAVAMRSKVQKEMLLKEKERKEQELRALAQKARSERTGVAPPAAIPVPSERSAMDDADMADDYEQPRERERGEREKNYPKESREEREERLHREKIREERRRERERERRLEAKDAAMGKKSKITRDRDRDISEKVALGMASTKAGTEVMYDERLFNQEKGISSGFATDDQYNVYDKGLFTAQPTLSTLYRPKKDVDNETYGGADEQLEKIRKTDRFKPDRGFAGTSERSGPRDRPLEFENQDEADPFGLDQFLTDVKSGKKAMENVGSGGTMRASAGSSMRDGYEGGSGRTRIGFERGH; from the coding sequence ATGGCGGCTTTGAAGGAGCTTCTTCCTCCAGCAAAATCATCGTCAACAACTTACTATGATCACAGTAACGATCCATGGTTCAAGCAGAGATTCTCCTCTTCATCCGAGGAGGAAAAAGCCGCAGCCATTAAGCACAAGCCAGTGCCGCCTTATATGAAGCGTGCCGGTTTTGTTCCTCGCAAGGTGGAGGATTTTGGGGATGGTGGTGCCTTTCCTGAGATCCATGTTGCTCAGTACCCACTTGACATGGGAAGGAATAAGTCCTCAAAACCAGGTTCAAAGATCCTTCCGGTAACAGTTGATGCTCATGGGAATGTTGCATATGATGCAATAGTGAAGCAGAATGAGAATGCTAAGAAGATTGTGTACACACAACAGAAGGATCTGATACCaaagattttgaagaatgaTGAGGACAGTGACATGGAAGATGATGAGGATGAGCAAAATGAGATTGAGGAGACAACTCAGGAGACTAAGGCTGCACTTGAGAAGATAGTTAATGTGAGATTGAGTGCAGCACAGCCAAAAAATGTTCCCAAGCAGTCATCTGATACAAAGTATATTAAGTATAAGCCTTCACAGCAGAATGCGGCTTTCAATTCTGGGGCAAAAGAAAGGGTTATTAGGATGGTTGAGATTCCAGTTGATCCACTTGAGCCTCCAAAGTTCAAGCATAAGCGTGTCCCCAAGGCATCTGGCTCCCCTCCAGTGCCTGTGATGCATTCGCCACCGAGGCCAGTTACTGTGAAAGACCAGCAGGATTGGAAGATACCTCCTTGTATTTCTAATTGGAAGAATCCAAAAGGTTATACTATCCCTCTTGACAAGCGTCTTGCAGCTGATGGGAGAGGTCTTCAGGATGTTCAGATCAATGATAATTTTGCAAAGCTTTCAGAGGCATTATATGTTGCAGAGCAGAAGGCTAGAGAAGCAGTTGCAATGAGGTCCAAGGTTCAGAAGGAGATGCTTCTAAAGGAGAAGGAAAGGAAAGAACAGGAGCTGAGGGCTTTGGCCCAGAAAGCACGTTCAGAGAGAACTGGTGTAGCCCCTCCAGCTGCCATTCCTGTTCCATCTGAGAGGAGCGCCATGGATGATGCTGACATGGCAGATGATTATGAGCAACCACGTGAACGCGAAAGAGGTGAAAGGGAGAAGAACTATCCAAAGGAGTCAAGGGAGGAAAGGGAGGAGCGGCTGCATAGGGAAAAAATCCGTGAGGAACGGCGaagagaaagggaaagggaGAGACGATTAGAGGCTAAGGATGCTGCTATGGGAAAGAAAAGCAAGATCACAAGAGACAGGGATCGTGATATAAGTGAGAAAGTTGCTCTTGGTATGGCCTCTACCAAGGCGGGTACTGAGGTCATGTATGATGAGAGGCTATTCAACCAGGAAAAAGGAATATCATCTGGGTTTGCCACTGATGATCAGTACAATGTTTATGACAAAGGCTTGTTCACTGCACAGCCAACACTCTCAACCCTCTATAGGCCAAAGAAGGATGTTGATAATGAGACTTATGGTGGTGCAGATGAGCAGTTAGAGAAGATTAGGAAGACGGATCGATTCAAGCCTGATAGAGGATTTGCGGGGACTTCTGAAAGGTCTGGACCCAGGGACAGGCCTCTTGAATTTGAGAATCAAGATGAAGCTGATCCATTTGGTCTGGATCAGTTCTTGACAGACGTCAAGAGTGGTAAGAAAGCAATGGAAAATGTTGGTAGTGGAGGAACAATGAGAGCAAGTGCCGGATCTTCAATGCGGGATGGTTATGAGGGAGGTTCTGGTAGGACTCGCATTGGATTCGAAAGAGGCCACTAA
- the LOC130980225 gene encoding protein unc-13 homolog isoform X1, producing the protein MPVHPMEDLPSPFGDPPSNWSESELRETAYEVLVCACRSSGPKPLTFISSSDRGGDRDRDRSSAAATPSLHRSLTSTAASKVKKALGLKTKRKDGGGGGGGGRSAKRAVTTGELVRVQMKISEQSDSRIRRALLRIAAGQLGRRMESVVLPLELIQQFKCSDFPSQQDYEAWLRRNLKVLEAGLLLYPHFPLDKADTSSQSLRRIIREAFEKPMDLGKTGESMQNFRNVVLSLAFRSFDGSVPETCHWADGFPLNLWIYQTLLGSCFDIHEEISVIEEVDEVLELIKKTWVMLGINEMLHNICFSWVLFHRYVATGQLENDLLFASSNLLAEVENDAKTVKGPFYSKVVSNVVSLMLNWAEKRLLAYHDTFHDGNIEPMESIVSIAVLSAKILSEYNRKKRDHDVAYTRVENYIRSSLRAAFAQKLYKLDPSKHSSRKQNRAFPTLSILAQHVTELAYNEKAMFSPNLKRWHPLAAGVAVATLHVCYGDELKKYVKSITELTPDAIEVLMAADKLEKDLVQIAVADSVDSEDGGKSVIREMQPYEAEAVIANLVKSWIKIRVERLGEWVNRNLQHEVWNPQANKEGLAPSAVEVLRVVDDTLEAFFLLPISMHAVLVPELMSGLDKSLQQYILKAKAGCGDRNTFAPTLPPLTRCSTGSKFHGVFRKKEKLQSAQRRKAQVVATRDNSFDTPQLCVRINTMQRVRLELVVLEKRILANLSSSKSSNNDDIYGVNLKFKLSAAAAVEGIHQICEFMAYKIVFHDLGHVLWDGLYVGEVSYSRIEPFLHELEQYLEIISSTVHDKVRTRVIVDIMQASFDGFLLVLLAGGPPRAFSLQDSAIIEEDFKYLTGLFWSNGDGLPVELIEKHSATVQAILPLFHADTEHIIQQFIQLTMEMYGSSVKSRLPMPPTPDQWSPGDPNTLLRVLCHRNDEVAAKFLKKNYNLSKKV; encoded by the exons ATACGAGGTACTCGTCTGCGCATGCCGAAGCTCCGGCCCCAAGCCTCTCACTTTCATATCCAGTTCCGACAGAGGAGGGGATCGGGATCGGGATCGGTCTTCTGCTGCGGCGACTCCCTCGCTGCACCGGTCTCTGACGTCGACGGCGGCTAGCAAGGTGAAGAAGGCGTTGGGACTTAAAACGAAGAGGAAAGAtggcggcggcggcggcggcggtGGGAGGAGCGCGAAGCGTGCGGTTACGACAGGGGAGTTGGTGAGAGTGCAGATGAAGATTTCGGAGCAGAGTGATTCAAGGATTAGACGTGCCTTGTTGAGAATTGCTGCAGGCCAG CTTGGAAGACGCATGGAATCAGTGGTTCTTCCACTAGAACTAATTCAACAGTTCAAATGTTCAGATTTTCCGAGTCAACAAGATTATGAGGCTTGGCTGAGGAGAAATTTGAAGGTTCTTGAAGCAGGACTCCTCTTGTATCCTCACTTTCCATTAGATAAGGCAGACACTTCTTCGCAGAGCCTTCGCCGTATAATCCGTGAAGCATTTGAGAAACCCATGGATCTTGGAAAGACAGGTGAATCAATGCAAAACTTCCGGAATGTTGTTCTATCTCTTGCGTTTAGATCATTTGATGGATCTGTTCCAGAGACATGCCATTGGGCTGACGGATTTCCGCTGAACCTCTGGATCTATCAAACTCTTTTAGGATCTTGTTTTGATATACATGAAGAAATTTCTGTGATAGAAGAGGTTGATGAGGTCTTAGAGCTCATTAAGAAGACCTGGGTTATGCTTGGAATTAACGAGATGCTGCATAATATTTGTTTCTCATGGGTCTTATTTCATCGGTATGTTGCCACTGGTCAACTGGAAAATGATCTGCTTTTTGCATCCAGTAACCTGTTAGCGGAAGTTGAAAATGATGCTAAGACTGTGAAAGGTCCTTTTTATTCGAAGGTTGTGAGCAATGTAGTGAGTTTGATGTTAAATTGGGCAGAGAAAAGGCTCCTTGCATACCATGATACTTTCCATGATGGTAATATTGAACCAATGGAAAGCATTGTTTCTATTGCTGTATTGTCTGCAAAGATATTGTCAGAGTATAATCGGAAGAAGAGGGATCATGATGTAGCCTATACCAGAGTTGAAAATTATATCAGATCATCTTTGCGGGCTGCTTTCGCTCAG AAATTATATAAACTGGATCCCAGCAAGCATTCATCGAGAAAACAGAATAGAGCTTTTCCCACTCTTTCTATCCTCGCCCAGCATGTTACTGAACTGGCTTATAATGAGAAAGCAATGTTCAGTCCGAATCTAAAGAGATGGCATCCTCTTGCTGCTGGTGTTGCCGTTGCTACCCTTCATGTATGTTATGGAGATGAACTGAAGAAATATGTAAAGAGTATTACTGAGCTGACACCTGATGCTATAGAAGTGTTAATGGCCGCTGACAAATTGGAGAAAGATCTGGTGCAGATTGCGGTGGCAGATTCTGTTGACAGTGAAGATGGTGGAAAATCCGTTATTAGGGAGATGCAACCTTATGAGGCTGAGGCTGTAATTGCTAATTTGGTTAAGTCATGGATAAAGATTAGAGTAGAAAGACTAGGGGAATGGGTCAACAGAAATCTGCAACATGAG GTATGGAATCCACAGGCAAACAAAGAGGGGTTGGCTCCTTCAGCTGTTGAAGTCCTACGGGTTGTAGATGACACTCTTGAAGCTTTCTTTCTGTTGCCTATATCCATGCATGCAGTTTTGGTTCCTGAATTGATGTCTGGTCTTGACAAATCACTCCAGCAATACATTTTGAAAGCCAAAGCTGGCTGTG GGGACCGTAATACTTTCGCCCCAACTTTGCCTCCTTTGACGAGGTGTTCAACTGGATCAAAGTTTCACGGTGTGTTCCGGAAAAAAGAGAAGTTACAATCAGCTCAGAGGAGAAAAGCTCAAGTTGTAGCCACAAGAGATAACTCATTTGATACACCCCAGTTGTGTGTTCGCATCAATACTATGCAGCGCGTTCGCCTGGAGTTGGTAGTTTTGGAAAAGAGGATACTTGCCAATCTTAGTAGTTCTAAATCTTCTAACAATGATGATATTTATGGGGTGAACTTGAAGTTCAAGCTTTCAGCAGCTGCTGCTGTAGAAGGTATCCATCAAATCTGTGAGTTTATGGCATACAAAATTGTTTTCCATGATCTAGGTCATGTTCTATGGGATGGCCTATATGTCGGAGAAGTTTCATACTCCAGGATTGAACCTTTCCTTCATGAGCTTGAGCAATACTTGGAGATCATATCATCAACAGTGCACGACAAAGTTAGAACACGCGTAATTGTTGACATAATGCAAGCTTCTTTTGATGGGTTCTTGTTGGTTTTGTTGGCCGGAGGGCCACCACGGGCTTTCTCTCTGCAAGATTCTGCCATAATAGAGGAAGATTTCAAGTATTTGACTGGGTTATTCTGGTCCAATGGTGATGGATTGCCTGTTGAATTGATAGAAAAACATTCTGCTACTGTGCAAGCCATACTTCCCTTGTTCCATGCGGATACTGAACACATAATTCAGCAATTCATTCAGCTCACCATGGAAATGTATGGTTCTTCTGTCAAATCCCGGCTTCCGATGCCTCCAACACCAGATCAATGGAGCCCGGGAGATCCAAACACCCTTTTGCGAGTTCTTTGCCATAGGAATGATGAGGTAGCCGCCAAGTTCCTCAAGAAAAATTACAACTTGTCTAAGAAAGTCTAA
- the LOC130980225 gene encoding protein unc-13 homolog isoform X2 codes for MESVVLPLELIQQFKCSDFPSQQDYEAWLRRNLKVLEAGLLLYPHFPLDKADTSSQSLRRIIREAFEKPMDLGKTGESMQNFRNVVLSLAFRSFDGSVPETCHWADGFPLNLWIYQTLLGSCFDIHEEISVIEEVDEVLELIKKTWVMLGINEMLHNICFSWVLFHRYVATGQLENDLLFASSNLLAEVENDAKTVKGPFYSKVVSNVVSLMLNWAEKRLLAYHDTFHDGNIEPMESIVSIAVLSAKILSEYNRKKRDHDVAYTRVENYIRSSLRAAFAQKLYKLDPSKHSSRKQNRAFPTLSILAQHVTELAYNEKAMFSPNLKRWHPLAAGVAVATLHVCYGDELKKYVKSITELTPDAIEVLMAADKLEKDLVQIAVADSVDSEDGGKSVIREMQPYEAEAVIANLVKSWIKIRVERLGEWVNRNLQHEVWNPQANKEGLAPSAVEVLRVVDDTLEAFFLLPISMHAVLVPELMSGLDKSLQQYILKAKAGCGDRNTFAPTLPPLTRCSTGSKFHGVFRKKEKLQSAQRRKAQVVATRDNSFDTPQLCVRINTMQRVRLELVVLEKRILANLSSSKSSNNDDIYGVNLKFKLSAAAAVEGIHQICEFMAYKIVFHDLGHVLWDGLYVGEVSYSRIEPFLHELEQYLEIISSTVHDKVRTRVIVDIMQASFDGFLLVLLAGGPPRAFSLQDSAIIEEDFKYLTGLFWSNGDGLPVELIEKHSATVQAILPLFHADTEHIIQQFIQLTMEMYGSSVKSRLPMPPTPDQWSPGDPNTLLRVLCHRNDEVAAKFLKKNYNLSKKV; via the exons ATGGAATCAGTGGTTCTTCCACTAGAACTAATTCAACAGTTCAAATGTTCAGATTTTCCGAGTCAACAAGATTATGAGGCTTGGCTGAGGAGAAATTTGAAGGTTCTTGAAGCAGGACTCCTCTTGTATCCTCACTTTCCATTAGATAAGGCAGACACTTCTTCGCAGAGCCTTCGCCGTATAATCCGTGAAGCATTTGAGAAACCCATGGATCTTGGAAAGACAGGTGAATCAATGCAAAACTTCCGGAATGTTGTTCTATCTCTTGCGTTTAGATCATTTGATGGATCTGTTCCAGAGACATGCCATTGGGCTGACGGATTTCCGCTGAACCTCTGGATCTATCAAACTCTTTTAGGATCTTGTTTTGATATACATGAAGAAATTTCTGTGATAGAAGAGGTTGATGAGGTCTTAGAGCTCATTAAGAAGACCTGGGTTATGCTTGGAATTAACGAGATGCTGCATAATATTTGTTTCTCATGGGTCTTATTTCATCGGTATGTTGCCACTGGTCAACTGGAAAATGATCTGCTTTTTGCATCCAGTAACCTGTTAGCGGAAGTTGAAAATGATGCTAAGACTGTGAAAGGTCCTTTTTATTCGAAGGTTGTGAGCAATGTAGTGAGTTTGATGTTAAATTGGGCAGAGAAAAGGCTCCTTGCATACCATGATACTTTCCATGATGGTAATATTGAACCAATGGAAAGCATTGTTTCTATTGCTGTATTGTCTGCAAAGATATTGTCAGAGTATAATCGGAAGAAGAGGGATCATGATGTAGCCTATACCAGAGTTGAAAATTATATCAGATCATCTTTGCGGGCTGCTTTCGCTCAG AAATTATATAAACTGGATCCCAGCAAGCATTCATCGAGAAAACAGAATAGAGCTTTTCCCACTCTTTCTATCCTCGCCCAGCATGTTACTGAACTGGCTTATAATGAGAAAGCAATGTTCAGTCCGAATCTAAAGAGATGGCATCCTCTTGCTGCTGGTGTTGCCGTTGCTACCCTTCATGTATGTTATGGAGATGAACTGAAGAAATATGTAAAGAGTATTACTGAGCTGACACCTGATGCTATAGAAGTGTTAATGGCCGCTGACAAATTGGAGAAAGATCTGGTGCAGATTGCGGTGGCAGATTCTGTTGACAGTGAAGATGGTGGAAAATCCGTTATTAGGGAGATGCAACCTTATGAGGCTGAGGCTGTAATTGCTAATTTGGTTAAGTCATGGATAAAGATTAGAGTAGAAAGACTAGGGGAATGGGTCAACAGAAATCTGCAACATGAG GTATGGAATCCACAGGCAAACAAAGAGGGGTTGGCTCCTTCAGCTGTTGAAGTCCTACGGGTTGTAGATGACACTCTTGAAGCTTTCTTTCTGTTGCCTATATCCATGCATGCAGTTTTGGTTCCTGAATTGATGTCTGGTCTTGACAAATCACTCCAGCAATACATTTTGAAAGCCAAAGCTGGCTGTG GGGACCGTAATACTTTCGCCCCAACTTTGCCTCCTTTGACGAGGTGTTCAACTGGATCAAAGTTTCACGGTGTGTTCCGGAAAAAAGAGAAGTTACAATCAGCTCAGAGGAGAAAAGCTCAAGTTGTAGCCACAAGAGATAACTCATTTGATACACCCCAGTTGTGTGTTCGCATCAATACTATGCAGCGCGTTCGCCTGGAGTTGGTAGTTTTGGAAAAGAGGATACTTGCCAATCTTAGTAGTTCTAAATCTTCTAACAATGATGATATTTATGGGGTGAACTTGAAGTTCAAGCTTTCAGCAGCTGCTGCTGTAGAAGGTATCCATCAAATCTGTGAGTTTATGGCATACAAAATTGTTTTCCATGATCTAGGTCATGTTCTATGGGATGGCCTATATGTCGGAGAAGTTTCATACTCCAGGATTGAACCTTTCCTTCATGAGCTTGAGCAATACTTGGAGATCATATCATCAACAGTGCACGACAAAGTTAGAACACGCGTAATTGTTGACATAATGCAAGCTTCTTTTGATGGGTTCTTGTTGGTTTTGTTGGCCGGAGGGCCACCACGGGCTTTCTCTCTGCAAGATTCTGCCATAATAGAGGAAGATTTCAAGTATTTGACTGGGTTATTCTGGTCCAATGGTGATGGATTGCCTGTTGAATTGATAGAAAAACATTCTGCTACTGTGCAAGCCATACTTCCCTTGTTCCATGCGGATACTGAACACATAATTCAGCAATTCATTCAGCTCACCATGGAAATGTATGGTTCTTCTGTCAAATCCCGGCTTCCGATGCCTCCAACACCAGATCAATGGAGCCCGGGAGATCCAAACACCCTTTTGCGAGTTCTTTGCCATAGGAATGATGAGGTAGCCGCCAAGTTCCTCAAGAAAAATTACAACTTGTCTAAGAAAGTCTAA